From a single Aquincola tertiaricarbonis genomic region:
- a CDS encoding Crp/Fnr family transcriptional regulator, which produces MFTPALTPAERQNIDQGSWFSRLSLPLRQAILARANVRRYADGALLSTRGQPADDWCGVAAGAVRVSSVSLSGKQITLTYVEPGTWFGDIALFDGLGRTHDANAHGPTTVLQVRKPDFRELLSQHVELYDALLRLNCRRLRLMFDQIEDLNTRPLAARLAKQILLLAKSYGIEQGEEIRISLQLAQEDLAQLLGASRQRVNQELKGFEREGAVRVEPTRLVVLSREKLLQLSDR; this is translated from the coding sequence ATTTTCACCCCCGCCCTCACCCCCGCCGAACGACAGAACATCGACCAAGGGTCGTGGTTTTCCCGGCTGTCGCTGCCATTGCGGCAGGCCATCCTGGCGCGCGCCAACGTGCGCCGCTATGCCGATGGCGCGCTGCTGTCCACCCGCGGCCAGCCCGCCGACGACTGGTGCGGCGTGGCAGCCGGCGCCGTGCGCGTCAGCTCCGTATCGCTCTCGGGCAAGCAGATCACGCTCACCTACGTGGAGCCCGGCACCTGGTTCGGCGACATCGCCCTCTTCGATGGCCTGGGCCGCACCCACGATGCCAACGCCCACGGCCCCACCACCGTGCTGCAGGTGCGCAAGCCCGATTTCCGCGAGCTGCTGAGCCAGCACGTGGAGCTGTACGACGCGCTGCTGCGCCTGAACTGCCGCCGCCTGCGGCTGATGTTCGACCAGATCGAGGACCTGAACACCCGCCCGCTGGCCGCGCGGCTGGCCAAGCAGATCCTGCTGCTGGCCAAGAGCTACGGCATCGAGCAGGGAGAGGAGATCCGCATCAGCCTGCAGCTGGCGCAGGAAGACCTGGCTCAGCTGCTGGGCGCCTCGCGCCAGCGGGTGAACCAGGAGCTCAAGGGCTTCGAGCGCGAAGGCGCGGTGCGGGTGGAGCCCACGCGGCTGGTGGTGCTGTCACGCGAAAAGCTGTTGCAGCTGTCCGACCGCTGA
- a CDS encoding glutathione binding-like protein: MIEVYSWPTPNGHKVHIMLEECGLPYRAHPIDIGAGDQFQPDFLAISPNNKIPAITDPDGPDGQPYSLFESGAILLYLAGKTGRFLPEDTRGRYDVLQWLMFQMGGVGPMLGQAHHFRIYAPEKIGYAIDRYTNEAKRLYGVMDKRLAKSTYLAGPQYTIADMAVFPWLRSWKNQGIDWNDYPHLKGWFDEIAARPAVQRGVEVLADRRKPLMDDKARQMLFGNEQYKSRG; this comes from the coding sequence ATGATCGAAGTGTATTCGTGGCCCACGCCCAACGGCCACAAGGTCCACATCATGCTGGAAGAGTGCGGCCTGCCCTACCGCGCGCACCCGATCGACATCGGGGCGGGCGACCAGTTCCAGCCCGACTTCCTGGCCATCAGCCCCAACAACAAGATACCGGCCATCACCGACCCGGACGGGCCGGACGGCCAGCCATACTCACTTTTCGAATCCGGCGCCATCCTGCTGTACCTGGCCGGCAAGACCGGTCGCTTTCTGCCGGAAGACACCCGCGGCCGGTACGACGTGCTGCAGTGGCTGATGTTCCAGATGGGCGGCGTCGGTCCGATGCTGGGCCAGGCCCACCACTTCCGCATCTATGCGCCGGAGAAGATCGGCTACGCCATCGACCGCTACACCAACGAGGCCAAGCGACTGTACGGCGTGATGGACAAGCGCCTGGCCAAGAGCACCTACCTGGCCGGCCCGCAGTACACCATCGCCGACATGGCCGTGTTCCCGTGGCTGCGCAGCTGGAAAAACCAGGGCATCGACTGGAACGACTACCCGCACCTCAAGGGCTGGTTCGACGAGATCGCCGCCCGGCCCGCGGTGCAGCGCGGCGTGGAGGTGCTGGCCGACCGCCGCAAGCCGCTGATGGACGACAAGGCCCGCCAGATGCTGTTCGGCAACGAGCAGTACAAGAGCCGGGGCTGA
- a CDS encoding enoyl-CoA hydratase-related protein gives MSSELLTERREHTLLLTLKDPATRNRLSAQACAAGIEAINNAADAPDVHCIVLHGDGAHFCAGADLHAAGHDEPGPGGFQAAFDGLLDVMRSSPKPIIAAVEGHAVDAGFVLALACDVVIAADDACFSWTQPEAAAALSLQLPRPLAMQLLWLTEALSAQRLHGMGLANEVVPPGEAVAQALRWGHKLGNVPAERIAAAKEWYLAAAQRRVG, from the coding sequence ATGTCTTCCGAACTGCTGACCGAACGCCGCGAGCACACGCTGCTGCTCACCCTGAAGGACCCGGCCACACGCAACCGCCTGTCGGCCCAGGCCTGCGCGGCGGGCATCGAGGCCATCAACAACGCGGCCGATGCACCCGACGTGCACTGCATCGTGCTGCACGGCGACGGCGCCCACTTCTGCGCCGGTGCCGACCTGCATGCCGCCGGCCACGACGAACCGGGTCCCGGCGGCTTCCAGGCCGCCTTCGACGGCCTGCTGGACGTGATGCGCAGCAGCCCCAAGCCCATCATCGCTGCGGTCGAAGGCCATGCGGTGGACGCCGGCTTCGTGCTGGCGCTGGCCTGCGACGTGGTGATCGCGGCGGATGACGCCTGCTTCTCGTGGACGCAGCCCGAAGCTGCCGCCGCGCTGAGCCTGCAGCTGCCGCGTCCGCTGGCGATGCAGCTGCTGTGGCTGACCGAGGCCTTGAGCGCCCAGCGCCTGCACGGCATGGGCCTGGCCAACGAGGTGGTACCGCCCGGCGAGGCCGTGGCCCAGGCGCTGCGCTGGGGCCACAAGCTGGGCAACGTGCCCGCCGAGCGCATCGCCGCGGCCAAGGAGTGGTACCTGGCGGCGGCGCAGCGGCGCGTGGGCTGA
- a CDS encoding DNA adenine methylase codes for MASPIIPWLGGKRRIADTLLSRFPPHECYVEVFAGGAALYFLRHPAPVEVINDVNGDLVTLYRVVQNHLEEFVRQFKWALSSREVFKWLQDTPPHTLTDIQRAARFYYLQHQAFGGKVDGQTWGTATTAPPVNLLRIEESLSAAHLRLSGAYIERLDWATCIDKYDRPHSLFYCDPPYWETEGYGVPFEWEQYERLAARLATLKGKAIVSLNDHPDIRRCFAAFQTETLRIDYTVGGGAKAATRNELIIYSWDREAEPAGLF; via the coding sequence ATGGCAAGCCCCATCATCCCCTGGCTGGGTGGTAAGCGACGCATCGCTGACACCCTGCTGAGCCGCTTCCCGCCCCACGAGTGCTACGTCGAGGTCTTCGCGGGCGGCGCTGCGCTGTACTTCCTGCGCCACCCGGCGCCGGTCGAGGTCATCAACGACGTCAATGGCGACCTGGTCACCCTGTATCGCGTCGTGCAGAACCACCTCGAGGAGTTCGTGCGCCAGTTCAAGTGGGCGCTCAGCAGCCGCGAAGTGTTCAAGTGGCTGCAGGACACCCCGCCGCACACGCTGACGGACATCCAGCGGGCCGCGCGCTTCTACTACCTTCAGCACCAGGCGTTCGGTGGCAAGGTCGACGGCCAGACCTGGGGCACCGCCACCACCGCGCCGCCGGTCAACCTCCTGCGCATCGAGGAAAGCCTCAGCGCGGCCCATCTGCGGCTCTCAGGGGCCTACATCGAGCGCCTGGACTGGGCGACGTGCATTGACAAGTACGACCGGCCCCACAGCCTCTTCTACTGCGATCCGCCGTATTGGGAGACCGAGGGCTATGGCGTGCCGTTCGAGTGGGAGCAGTACGAGCGCCTGGCGGCCAGGCTGGCCACGCTGAAGGGCAAGGCCATCGTGTCACTCAACGACCACCCCGACATCCGGCGGTGCTTCGCGGCCTTCCAGACGGAGACGCTGAGAATCGACTACACGGTGGGCGGGGGCGCCAAGGCCGCCACCAGGAACGAGCTGATCATCTACAGCTGGGACCGCGAGGCAGAGCCGGCCGGCTTGTTCTAG
- a CDS encoding class II aldolase/adducin family protein: protein MTMAPIEIPSLRGTVSEAEWQARVDLAAAYRLVALFKWDDLVFTHISARVPGTEDQFLINPYGLMFEEITASSLIKVNLAGEKLEVSPFPVNPAGFTIHSAIHAERHDAACVLHVHSLNGIAVSAQKGGVLPLSQQSIFVMNSLGYHDYEGVALNEDEKPRLVRDLGRNTFLMLRNHGLLTVGRTVADAFLSMYLFESVCTIQVRAQAGGGELIHVSPDIIATAREQSRQITKGMGPGALAWPGLLRRLERQMPGFDR from the coding sequence ATGACCATGGCCCCCATCGAGATCCCGAGCCTGCGCGGCACCGTCAGCGAAGCCGAATGGCAGGCGCGTGTGGATCTGGCCGCGGCCTACCGGCTGGTGGCCCTGTTCAAATGGGACGACCTGGTGTTCACCCACATCAGCGCCCGCGTGCCGGGCACCGAAGACCAGTTCCTGATCAACCCCTATGGGCTGATGTTCGAGGAGATCACCGCCAGCAGCCTGATCAAGGTGAACCTGGCCGGCGAGAAGCTGGAAGTCTCGCCCTTCCCGGTCAACCCGGCGGGCTTCACCATCCACAGCGCCATCCATGCCGAGCGGCACGACGCGGCCTGTGTGCTGCATGTGCACTCGCTCAACGGCATTGCGGTGTCGGCGCAGAAGGGCGGCGTGCTGCCGCTGTCGCAGCAGTCCATCTTCGTGATGAACTCGCTGGGCTACCACGACTATGAAGGCGTGGCGCTGAACGAGGACGAGAAGCCGCGGCTGGTGCGCGACCTGGGCCGCAACACCTTCCTGATGCTGCGCAACCACGGCCTGCTGACCGTCGGCCGCACCGTGGCCGATGCCTTCCTGTCGATGTACCTTTTCGAGTCGGTGTGCACCATCCAGGTCCGGGCGCAGGCCGGCGGCGGTGAGCTGATCCACGTCTCGCCCGACATCATCGCCACCGCGCGTGAGCAGTCACGCCAGATCACCAAGGGCATGGGCCCGGGCGCGCTGGCCTGGCCCGGCCTGCTGCGCCGGCTGGAACGGCAGATGCCCGGCTTCGACCGCTGA
- a CDS encoding host specificity protein J has protein sequence MASDQSTALILQGAKGGGGGSEEKDTLRSLQTAHILDLIGEGECGGLVAGLRSVYFDGVPVMNADGSLNFEDPKVTVNVGAPGGGTKGALALAGFDTVEAEIGVGVEVTQAAPIVRNVPGEADAVRVTLTVQQLLKQDDGDIKGSEFEFAIDVQSNGGGWVERHREKIVGKTVVATSFAAQVNLLGGSPYQVRVRRLTNDPDSTSNANAFTWTSYTVIRRLKLSYPHSAMVGTVLSGRQFQRIPTRIYDWLGLLVEVPSNYNPITRAYTGVWDGTFKLAWTDNPGWQFRDLALTKRYGAGNVLSEGMANKWVLYEIAQYCDGLVPDGRGGMEPRFTCHLVLNTPVQAMQALRDLAAVFRAIVLWAGSQVHVVQDSPRDSALLYTPAKVVDGVFTYQSVSDTTRHSVFIVWFNDREQFGKRVPEVYAPDHLVKRYGVREVQLSPIGVWSRGQAQRIARWLAYTEEYEQELVAFTVGAEGALVLPGEVFEIADPSEAGERLGGLVRSATATAVTLDAEVDLRDGETYTLLVQFPTADGYRIESRAVPTFVGTTQVINVVPAFSEVPTPELPWILSSDQVEPTTWRCLQVTEGRGDDQYSVLAVSHDPRKFDAVELGVKLEPKHTSRLTVTPLPPFDVTIVESYAMVANVPTIRVTVGWKARQPGQTFVVTYRHESGSWVEMTPTAALSTDILGLSPGLLEVKVRAVNSLGFESVPTLASQVLQGKQRPPADPTGGGYSVSTTGITLYWDQPPDIDYLDTELRMGDSYEDSVPLDTIADTRVSGTTYAWLRPAAGEYQIWVRHRDSSGNESVNPLLIPVTVGFEELLAWGQIQGRPMLFRCVSRGFSDTGSSLAAGIYNGETGELLVGAQRSYLFVRLNRQATSPSQAISFIGHYDVFDPADNSWPHPGQGRGAAQLAADIMATPVGTPVAVMTWDEPQRNRLSGGLPNALYWCGANRTVFEKLDFKSRSAYLLLGTAGIGEGAGWDSYSGTVDDDTRAWLDISFQLVSGQVLMSGNKSSPNSLRDFHYVGDLNANSSLRLVARGTARISGSVASKVPGTGQEWDGDVYSPDGYVGGAFAGATPRAANAGIMFGLNRDPESSTSYLTIDAAIYCRSDGLLEIYESAYSQGVFGPYAPGDRLLVWYDGVTLRYSRNGVILRQLMWLTTDALHFDSSFATAGGELADIHYGPMSSTAQAQAAADAAASAASTAQTNASSALAYINNISSDNVLSRLEKSRAVQDWNVLATEQPGILGQADNYAVTTERNNYTSAVGALASYLVSLYPAWGDLNQDTPINGAEWRGFWFNAYTARQSVLDRIAANAKSRLGALATINAVNTDEIIDAAVVESYDNYDEIGYGISTNT, from the coding sequence ATGGCCTCTGATCAATCGACCGCGCTCATCCTGCAGGGCGCCAAGGGCGGCGGTGGCGGCAGCGAGGAGAAGGACACCCTGCGGTCGCTGCAGACCGCCCACATCCTGGACCTGATCGGTGAGGGCGAGTGCGGCGGGCTGGTGGCCGGCCTGCGCAGCGTCTACTTCGACGGCGTCCCGGTCATGAACGCCGATGGGTCGCTGAACTTCGAAGACCCTAAGGTCACCGTCAACGTCGGCGCACCTGGTGGCGGCACCAAGGGCGCGCTGGCGCTGGCCGGCTTCGACACGGTGGAGGCCGAGATCGGCGTGGGCGTCGAGGTGACCCAGGCAGCGCCCATCGTGCGCAACGTGCCCGGCGAGGCGGATGCGGTGCGCGTCACGCTCACCGTGCAGCAGCTGCTCAAGCAGGACGATGGCGACATCAAGGGCAGCGAGTTCGAGTTCGCGATCGACGTGCAGAGCAACGGCGGCGGCTGGGTCGAGCGCCACCGCGAGAAGATCGTCGGCAAGACCGTGGTGGCCACGAGCTTTGCGGCCCAGGTCAACCTGCTCGGCGGCAGCCCCTACCAGGTGCGCGTGCGGCGCCTCACCAACGACCCGGACAGCACCTCCAACGCCAATGCATTCACGTGGACCTCGTACACGGTCATCCGGCGTCTGAAGCTCTCCTATCCGCACTCGGCGATGGTGGGCACGGTGCTGAGCGGTCGCCAGTTTCAGCGCATCCCCACGCGCATCTATGACTGGCTGGGCCTGCTCGTGGAGGTGCCGAGCAACTACAACCCCATCACGCGGGCCTACACCGGCGTGTGGGACGGCACCTTCAAGCTGGCCTGGACCGACAACCCCGGCTGGCAGTTCCGCGACCTGGCGCTGACCAAGCGCTACGGCGCCGGCAATGTGCTCAGCGAGGGCATGGCCAACAAGTGGGTGCTCTACGAGATCGCGCAATACTGCGACGGTCTGGTGCCCGACGGCCGCGGTGGCATGGAGCCACGCTTCACCTGCCACCTGGTGCTCAACACCCCCGTCCAGGCCATGCAGGCGCTGCGCGACCTGGCTGCGGTGTTCCGCGCCATCGTGCTGTGGGCCGGCTCGCAGGTGCACGTGGTGCAGGACAGCCCGCGCGACTCGGCGCTGCTGTACACGCCGGCCAAGGTGGTGGATGGCGTTTTCACCTACCAGTCGGTCTCCGACACCACGAGGCACAGCGTTTTCATCGTCTGGTTCAACGACCGCGAGCAGTTCGGCAAGCGGGTGCCCGAGGTGTACGCGCCCGACCACCTGGTCAAGCGCTACGGCGTGCGCGAGGTGCAGCTCAGCCCCATCGGCGTGTGGTCGCGCGGCCAGGCGCAGCGCATCGCGCGCTGGCTGGCCTACACCGAGGAGTATGAGCAGGAGCTGGTGGCATTCACCGTGGGCGCTGAAGGGGCGCTGGTGCTGCCCGGCGAGGTGTTCGAGATCGCCGACCCGTCCGAGGCCGGCGAGCGGCTGGGCGGCCTGGTGCGGTCGGCCACGGCCACCGCGGTGACCCTGGATGCCGAGGTCGACCTGCGTGACGGCGAGACCTACACGCTGCTGGTGCAGTTCCCAACCGCCGATGGCTACCGCATCGAGTCGCGGGCCGTGCCCACGTTCGTCGGCACCACCCAGGTCATCAACGTGGTGCCGGCGTTCAGCGAGGTGCCCACGCCTGAGCTGCCGTGGATCCTCAGCTCCGACCAGGTCGAGCCCACCACCTGGCGCTGCCTGCAGGTGACCGAGGGCCGCGGCGACGACCAGTACTCGGTGCTGGCCGTGTCGCATGACCCGCGCAAGTTCGACGCGGTGGAGCTCGGCGTCAAGCTGGAGCCTAAGCACACCTCGCGGCTCACCGTCACGCCGCTGCCGCCTTTCGACGTGACCATCGTCGAGTCGTACGCGATGGTGGCCAACGTGCCCACCATCCGTGTGACCGTGGGCTGGAAGGCTCGCCAGCCTGGGCAGACCTTCGTGGTCACCTACCGGCACGAGTCGGGCTCGTGGGTGGAGATGACGCCCACCGCGGCGCTGTCGACCGACATCCTGGGCCTAAGCCCCGGCCTGTTGGAGGTGAAGGTGCGGGCCGTCAACAGCTTGGGCTTCGAGTCGGTGCCGACCCTGGCCAGCCAGGTGCTGCAGGGCAAGCAGCGGCCGCCGGCAGACCCCACCGGTGGCGGCTACAGCGTCAGCACCACGGGCATCACGCTGTACTGGGATCAGCCCCCTGATATCGACTACCTCGACACCGAGCTGCGCATGGGCGACAGCTACGAAGACTCGGTGCCGCTGGACACCATCGCCGACACCCGCGTCTCGGGCACCACCTACGCCTGGCTGCGGCCGGCCGCCGGTGAGTACCAGATCTGGGTGCGCCACCGCGACAGCAGCGGCAACGAGTCGGTCAACCCGCTGCTGATCCCGGTGACGGTGGGCTTCGAAGAGCTGCTGGCCTGGGGGCAGATCCAGGGGCGGCCGATGCTGTTCAGGTGCGTGTCGCGGGGGTTCAGCGACACCGGAAGTTCACTGGCGGCCGGCATCTACAACGGCGAGACGGGCGAGCTGCTGGTGGGTGCCCAGCGAAGCTATCTGTTCGTTCGCCTGAACCGCCAAGCCACCAGCCCGTCGCAGGCCATCTCTTTCATCGGCCACTATGACGTGTTCGATCCGGCCGACAACTCCTGGCCCCACCCCGGGCAAGGCCGCGGCGCGGCGCAGCTGGCGGCAGACATCATGGCCACGCCAGTGGGTACGCCGGTGGCAGTGATGACCTGGGACGAGCCGCAGCGCAACCGCCTGTCGGGCGGCTTGCCCAACGCGCTTTACTGGTGTGGTGCGAACCGCACGGTGTTCGAGAAGCTGGATTTCAAATCCAGGTCAGCCTACCTGCTGTTGGGCACCGCCGGCATCGGTGAAGGCGCCGGCTGGGACAGCTACTCAGGCACAGTCGACGACGACACCCGTGCCTGGCTGGACATCAGCTTCCAGCTGGTCAGCGGCCAAGTCCTGATGAGCGGCAACAAGAGCTCGCCCAACAGCCTGCGCGACTTTCACTACGTGGGCGACCTCAACGCCAATAGCAGCCTGCGCCTGGTGGCTCGCGGCACCGCCCGCATCAGTGGCAGTGTCGCCAGCAAAGTGCCGGGTACAGGTCAGGAGTGGGACGGTGACGTGTACTCGCCGGATGGCTATGTCGGTGGCGCTTTTGCTGGCGCAACACCTCGGGCCGCCAACGCCGGCATCATGTTCGGCCTCAACCGAGACCCTGAGAGCAGCACCAGCTACCTGACCATCGACGCGGCCATCTATTGCCGTTCGGATGGCCTGCTGGAGATCTACGAATCGGCCTATTCGCAGGGGGTCTTCGGACCCTATGCCCCCGGCGACCGCCTGCTGGTGTGGTACGACGGGGTGACCCTGCGCTACAGCCGCAACGGCGTCATCTTGCGGCAGCTGATGTGGCTCACAACGGATGCGCTGCACTTCGATAGCTCCTTTGCCACCGCCGGCGGCGAGCTGGCCGACATTCACTACGGCCCGATGAGCAGTACCGCCCAGGCGCAGGCCGCGGCCGATGCGGCAGCCTCGGCGGCCTCGACGGCCCAGACCAACGCCTCTAGCGCGCTGGCCTACATCAACAACATTTCCAGCGACAACGTGCTCAGCAGACTCGAAAAGTCGCGGGCGGTGCAGGACTGGAACGTGCTGGCCACTGAACAGCCCGGCATCCTAGGGCAGGCCGACAACTACGCGGTGACGACCGAAAGGAACAACTACACCTCAGCGGTGGGCGCCCTGGCCAGTTATCTGGTTTCGCTGTACCCGGCGTGGGGCGACCTCAACCAGGACACGCCGATCAACGGCGCGGAGTGGCGCGGCTTCTGGTTCAACGCTTACACCGCCAGGCAGTCCGTCCTGGACCGCATCGCAGCCAACGCCAAATCCCGCCTGGGCGCTCTGGCCACCATCAATGCAGTCAACACCGACGAGATCATCGACGCGGCAGTCGTGGAGAGCTATGACAACTACGACGAGATCGGCTATGGCATCTCGACCAACACCTGA
- a CDS encoding phosphotransferase — MQAFTGTKAVSERHAFDTDALQQYLAQHLPALQGPITVEQFKGGQSNPTYKLVTPTASYVMRSKPGPVARLLPSAHAIEREYRVMRALADTAVPVPRMHLLCEDESVIGRAFYLMDFVPGRVLWDQSLPGMQPAERAAHYDELNRVIAALHAVDVRAAGLESYGKPGNYFERQIGRWSRQYQASITQPIPAMDQLIEWLPAHIPPGARDEAEVAVVHGDYRLDNVIFHPTEPRILAVLDWELSTLGHPLADFSYHMMSWHIPHTVGRGIEGLDLAALGIPDEDAYLRRYGERTGRSDLQALRADWNFYLAYNLFRIAAILQGIAKRVEDGTAASDEARLQAMAARPLAEIGWRFAQQAGAVG; from the coding sequence ATGCAAGCCTTCACCGGCACCAAAGCCGTCAGCGAGCGCCATGCCTTCGACACGGATGCGCTGCAGCAGTACCTGGCGCAGCACCTGCCCGCGCTGCAGGGCCCCATCACGGTGGAGCAGTTCAAGGGCGGGCAGTCCAACCCTACCTACAAGCTGGTGACGCCCACGGCCAGCTACGTGATGCGCAGCAAGCCGGGCCCGGTGGCCAGGTTGCTGCCCTCGGCCCATGCGATCGAGCGCGAATACCGCGTGATGCGGGCACTGGCCGACACTGCCGTGCCGGTGCCTCGCATGCACCTGCTGTGCGAGGACGAATCGGTGATCGGCCGCGCCTTCTACCTGATGGACTTCGTGCCCGGCCGGGTGCTGTGGGACCAGTCGCTGCCCGGCATGCAGCCGGCCGAACGCGCCGCCCACTACGACGAGTTGAACCGCGTGATCGCGGCGCTGCATGCGGTGGACGTGCGTGCGGCCGGCCTGGAAAGCTATGGCAAGCCCGGCAACTACTTCGAGCGCCAGATCGGCCGCTGGAGCCGGCAGTACCAGGCCTCCATCACCCAGCCGATCCCGGCCATGGACCAGCTGATCGAGTGGCTGCCGGCCCACATCCCCCCGGGTGCGCGCGACGAGGCCGAGGTGGCCGTGGTGCACGGCGACTACCGGCTGGACAACGTGATCTTCCACCCCACCGAGCCGCGCATCCTGGCGGTGCTGGACTGGGAGCTGAGCACGCTGGGCCACCCGCTGGCCGACTTCAGCTACCACATGATGAGCTGGCACATCCCGCACACCGTGGGCCGCGGCATCGAGGGGCTGGACCTGGCGGCGCTGGGCATCCCCGACGAAGACGCCTACCTGCGCCGCTACGGCGAGCGCACCGGCCGCAGCGACCTGCAGGCCTTGCGCGCCGACTGGAACTTCTACCTGGCCTACAACCTGTTCCGCATCGCGGCCATCCTGCAAGGCATCGCCAAGCGGGTGGAGGACGGCACCGCCGCCAGCGACGAGGCCCGGCTGCAGGCCATGGCCGCCCGGCCGCTGGCCGAGATCGGCTGGCGCTTTGCGCAGCAGGCCGGCGCCGTGGGTTGA
- a CDS encoding tail assembly protein, with product MIAAPALREVRLYGALGRQFGRLHRLDVRTPQEAARALCAVLPGFRRAFLGPDGRKAYHVFIGRGAKRVDVAPDATDELVGRTEPIRIVPVVEGAKRGGVLQVILGVALIALTIWNPLGLFAGQFAVFAGAGGVGAAMVVSGVAQLLSPQRKGGRGQTEDEKSYGFDDGPQNSADAGGPVPVIYGRVFAGSIVVSGGISTALRARDSDGTWLDPGVLPTPQPLPAEQPIDPEPYPPTSNTSDGL from the coding sequence ATGATCGCGGCGCCGGCACTGCGTGAGGTGCGCCTGTACGGGGCGCTGGGCCGCCAGTTCGGCCGCCTGCACCGCCTGGACGTGCGCACCCCTCAGGAAGCCGCCCGCGCGCTCTGCGCGGTGCTGCCGGGCTTTCGGCGGGCCTTCCTGGGACCCGATGGCCGCAAGGCCTATCACGTCTTCATCGGCCGCGGTGCGAAGCGCGTGGACGTGGCGCCGGATGCCACCGACGAGCTGGTGGGCCGCACCGAGCCCATCCGCATCGTGCCTGTGGTCGAGGGTGCCAAGCGCGGCGGTGTGCTGCAGGTGATCCTGGGCGTCGCGCTCATCGCGCTGACCATCTGGAACCCCCTCGGCCTCTTTGCCGGGCAGTTCGCCGTTTTCGCAGGCGCTGGCGGAGTGGGCGCTGCGATGGTGGTCAGTGGCGTGGCTCAGCTGCTTAGCCCGCAGCGCAAGGGCGGCCGTGGCCAGACCGAGGACGAGAAGAGCTATGGCTTCGACGATGGCCCGCAGAACAGCGCTGACGCCGGCGGGCCGGTACCGGTGATCTACGGCCGCGTGTTCGCAGGCTCCATCGTCGTCTCGGGGGGCATCAGCACTGCGCTGCGCGCGCGTGACAGCGACGGCACCTGGCTGGACCCTGGCGTGCTGCCGACGCCGCAGCCGCTGCCCGCTGAGCAGCCCATCGACCCTGAACCCTACCCGCCCACGAGCAACACCAGCGATGGCCTCTGA